In Meleagris gallopavo isolate NT-WF06-2002-E0010 breed Aviagen turkey brand Nicholas breeding stock chromosome 15, Turkey_5.1, whole genome shotgun sequence, one DNA window encodes the following:
- the P4HA2 gene encoding prolyl 4-hydroxylase subunit alpha-2 isoform X3, translating into MKPWLPLVFFTSAFLIWHAEAEFFTSIGQMTDLIYAEKDLVQSLKEYIRAEETKLSQIKSWAEKMDVLTSKSTSDPEGYLAHPVNAYKLVKRLNTDWLELENLVLQDTTNGFITNLTIQRQFFPTEEDETGAAKALMRLQDTYKLDPETLSRGNLPGTKYRSSLTVSDCFGMGKTAYNDGDYYHTVLWMEQALKQHDEGEDTTVSKVEILDYLSYAVFQFGDLHRAMELTRRLISLDSTHERAGSNLRYFEKLLEKEREKSSNKTVATTEPVVQSGAYERPLDYLPERDIYEALCRGEGVKMTPRRQKRLFCRYHNGNRNPHLVIAPFKEEDEWDSPHIVRYYDVMSDEEIEKIKQLAKPKLARATVRDPKTGVLTVASYRVSKSSWLEEDDDPVVAKVNQRMQQITGLTVKTAELLQVANYGMGGQYEPHFDFSRHSNV; encoded by the exons ATGAAGCCCTGGCTGCCGTTGGTGTTCTTTACCAGTGCTTTCTTGATCTGGCATGCAGAGGCAGAGTTCTTCACTTCAATAG GTCAAATGACAGATCTGATTtatgcagagaaggacttggtaCAGTCTTTGAAAGAATACATCCGTGCAGAAGAGACCAAACTGTCTCAGATTAAAAG CTGGGCTGAAAAAATGGATGTGCTGACGAGCAAATCCACTTCGGATCCAGAGGGGTACCTGGCACACCCTGTGAATGCTTACAAGCTGGTGAAGCGTTTAAATACTGATTGGCTGGAATTAGAAAACCTGGTTCTTCAGGATACAACAAATG GCTTTATCACAAACCTCACGATTCAGCGTCAGTTTTTTCCAACTGAAGAAGATGAGACGGGGGCTGCCAAGGCTCTGATGCGCCTGCAGGACACGTACAAACTGGATCCCGAAACTCTCTCTCGAGGGAACTTACCAG GAACAAAATATAGGTCGTCTTTGACCGTGAGTGACTGCTTTGGTATGGGCAAGACTGCTTACAATGATGGTGACTACTATCACACAGTACTCTGGATGGAGCAAGCCTTAAAACAGCACGATGAGGGGGAGGATACTACAGTCAGCAAAGTGGAGATCCTGGATTATCTCAGCTATGCTGTCTTCCAGTTTGGGGACTTGCACAGAGCTATGGAGCTCACAAGGCGCCTGATATCCCTTG ACAGCACTCACGAGAGAGCAGGCAGCAACCTGCGGTACTTTgagaagctgctggagaaggagagagagaagtcCTCAAACAAGACGGTGGCCACCACGGAACCAGTGGTGCAAAGTGGTGCCTATGAGAGACCTCTTGACTACTTGCCAGAGCGTGATATCTATGAGGCCctctgcagaggagaaggggTGAAAATG ACGCCTCGGAGGCAGAAAAGGCTGTTCTGTAGGTACCACAATGGAAACAGAAACCCCCATCTGGTCATAGCTCCCTTTAAGGAAGAAGATGAGTGGGATAGCCCTCACATTGTACGCTATTATGATGTCATGTCTGATGAGGAAATTGAGAAAATTAAACAACTGGCGAAACCAAAG CTGGCACGAGCCACAGTTCGCGATCCCAAAACCGGTGTCCTGACAGTGGCTAGCTACAGGGTATCCAAAAG CTCATGGTTGGAGGAAGATGATGACCCTGTTGTGGCTAAAGTGAATCAACGAATGCAGCAGATCACGGGGCTAACAGTGAAAACAGCTGAGCTGTTGCAG GTTGCTAATTATGGAATGGGAGGGCAGTATGAGCCACACTTTGATTTTTCTAGG CACTCTAATGTATAG